From the Chryseobacterium fluminis genome, the window GTATGAAAGAGTAGAAAAATTTCTACCTCATAATGACACACTTTTTCTAGTAATTCAAAACAAAAAAAAAGGAATTATTGATTTGAATGGAATTACAGTCGTTCCAGCTGATCATCAATTCATCGAAGCACACACTTACGAAACAGTTGCACCCGGTAAGTATGAAATGTACATGATCGGATACAGCGATGTATCAGTTCCACAAAGATATTACTCAAATCATGGTAGTCTGATTGTAGAAAGTTATTCACCATTTTCACCTTCTACAGAAAACGGTCAGATCATTAAAGTAGGAACTAAAGATGGAAAAATTCAATTCTTCAATATTCCTGCCGGCAAATTAATTAATAATAAAAAATACGATAAAGCACCGGGGAGTTTTGTGAATGGTGTCTTAAAAGTGGAGCGTATCGGGAATAATTATCTTTTGAATCAATCGGGTCTAGAAACTAAAATCAATTAACATAGTTGATTCGCTTTTATATCATATTATTTTGTTGTTTCTGCACTTTTTTTAAAGCGCAAAAGAAGCAGTATTGGCTTATCGATACGGAAACCAAAGTTAAGAGAAAAGTAAAAGACTCGGTATCGGCAGTAAAATTTCTGGATTCTCTTACCCAGAGTAATTATTTTTTCACCCAACTTAAAGAGGTAAAAGTAAAGGGCGATAGTACAGAAATTTTCTATAATAAAGGAAAAAACTTTAACCAAACGTATGTAAACATCTCCGATTCTATTTCACAGAAAATCAAATCTCAGAAGGAATTTTTCACCAAGAATTTAGATTCCACAAAGAAGAATATCAATAAAGCTTATATTGATGACGGCTATTCATTCAGCAGGATCAAAACGAAATACAAAGGCCAGAAAAACGGCTACCCTATTGTAGAACTGGATATCAACAAAAACGATAAAAGAACGATTGACGGATTTGTCGTAAAAGGATATGAACGGGTTCCCAAGAGGTTTATGAAAAACCTCAATAAGGAATTCAAAGGAAAAACATATGATGACAAGAACCTGATTGCGATCAATAAAAGCTTTCAGAGCCATCAGTTCGTAACGCTCGAAAGACCGCCACAAACCCTGTTTACAAAAGACTCTACCCAGATCTACCTTTTCATGGAAAAGAAAAAGACTAATAGTTTCGATGGAGTCATCGGTTTCGGAAATGATAAAACCGATAAGTTTACCCTGAACGGAACACTGAATGTGAATTTCAGGAATATGTTTAATGGTTTTGAAACCGTCAATCTCTACTGGCAGAGGAATCCTGATAAAGGACAGAATTTTGACCTTCAGACGGATGTCCCTTATCTTTTTAAATCTAATGTCGGTCTGAATATGAAAGTAAATATCTTCAGGCAGGATTCTACTTTTGCCAATGTAAAAGCATTACCTGCTTTATATTATCATATGAACAGCCGCAATAAAATCGGGCTCCGGGGAACCTTTGAGAGTTCAAGTATTATTGACAGTCTGTATGTACAGGGGAAAGATTACAACAAAAAAGGAATCGGGATCTGGTTTGAAATGGTGGAACCTACCGATATCGATCTTTTCCTTTATAAAACGAAAATCAATGCCGGATATGATTATCTGACAACGACTTATACCAAAGACAATATCAAATCCCCTCAAAACCAGTTTTACTTTTTCGGGGAGCATAATTATCATATTAACGGCAATCATTTTCTTAATATAAAAGCAGAGGGCGCCATGATGGACTCTAAGGTGGAATTCTCGGCCAACGAGCTGTACCGTTTCGGAGGCTGGAATTCGATGCGCGGGTTTAACGAAAACTCCCTTGCTGCCGATTTTTATTATTACGGAGGTTTGGAATACCGATACCTCATCGGAAGCCAGGCTTTTTTTGATGTCTTCGGGCAATACGGCCAGCTCAATAATAAATCTTTAAATGTAAAACCCAAGCTCTACAGTGTGGGACTAGGTTTCAATTTCTTTATTCCGATTGGTTTAATGAGCTTCCAGCTTTCTAATGGTAATGAATTTGGAAATCCTTTTAAATTTAATGATATCAAAATTCACTGGGGAATTCTGAGCAGATTCTAGCCAAAATTCTAATGTACCAAATACAAAATCCTTTTCATATTTCACTGTTTTTGAAAACTGAAACTACCTTTCAGATTATTCTTAGTCCATTTTCCCTCAGTTTTTGTTCCCTTTAGATACCCTGAAAAACTTAATTTGCTTTTTGTACTCATATCAAATTTCCCGTTAAAATTGAGATATCCATTTATTAATTCCTTTTCATTGCTCGGAACATAGGTAATTTCGCCGGCAATTGTTCCTTCATGTAGCACTACAAATCTTACTGAACCATTATGATCACCTGTAAAATTCCCATACCAATTGTCCCGCAATGCAGGACCTACTTGTCTTGCACTCTCTTCATCAGATATGCATGAGCCTAAAGAGAAAAAAATAAAAAATAACAGTATTAGATTACTTTTCATAAATTTTTTTTAATTTTTATTAAGCATTTAATCCGATATCTTGCTTCATGTATATTTATTTATGTTTCTTTTGCATTACTTACT encodes:
- a CDS encoding BamA/TamA family outer membrane protein → MIRFYIILFCCFCTFFKAQKKQYWLIDTETKVKRKVKDSVSAVKFLDSLTQSNYFFTQLKEVKVKGDSTEIFYNKGKNFNQTYVNISDSISQKIKSQKEFFTKNLDSTKKNINKAYIDDGYSFSRIKTKYKGQKNGYPIVELDINKNDKRTIDGFVVKGYERVPKRFMKNLNKEFKGKTYDDKNLIAINKSFQSHQFVTLERPPQTLFTKDSTQIYLFMEKKKTNSFDGVIGFGNDKTDKFTLNGTLNVNFRNMFNGFETVNLYWQRNPDKGQNFDLQTDVPYLFKSNVGLNMKVNIFRQDSTFANVKALPALYYHMNSRNKIGLRGTFESSSIIDSLYVQGKDYNKKGIGIWFEMVEPTDIDLFLYKTKINAGYDYLTTTYTKDNIKSPQNQFYFFGEHNYHINGNHFLNIKAEGAMMDSKVEFSANELYRFGGWNSMRGFNENSLAADFYYYGGLEYRYLIGSQAFFDVFGQYGQLNNKSLNVKPKLYSVGLGFNFFIPIGLMSFQLSNGNEFGNPFKFNDIKIHWGILSRF